The following proteins come from a genomic window of Fibrobacter sp. UWEL:
- a CDS encoding YhcG family protein: MTKKIVLQVESEYGEILQQAVAVIKRARVNVARQLNIGENAAYWEIGKVLHERKLDSKHGNSVVRRLSVDLKGHFPDMGVAPRNLWNMKKFYERFSKSNSKVQQAVALLPWGHILQLMRTTDDDNQILFYASECVAKGWTRDLLINAVKMQMYEHAALNRPQNNFKDTLPEGQAEFANEAFRSTYNLGFLGITEPVMELELERKLVEKVRQFLLELGKGFAFIGNQHELEFNGKASRVDMLFFHRQLKCLVAIDLKVGEFKPEYVGKMNYYLSLLDRLERGEGENRSVGIILCATKDNVEVELSLDGVGKPIGVADYQLLLPKEELQKVLADEIKSFKEVKHLTH, from the coding sequence ATGACAAAAAAGATTGTTTTGCAGGTAGAATCTGAATATGGTGAAATTCTGCAACAGGCTGTTGCAGTAATTAAACGGGCTCGTGTAAACGTTGCTCGTCAACTAAATATTGGCGAAAATGCCGCTTATTGGGAAATCGGGAAAGTGCTGCATGAACGCAAACTCGATAGTAAACATGGAAATTCTGTTGTTCGTCGCCTTTCTGTAGATTTAAAGGGACATTTCCCGGATATGGGGGTGGCCCCGAGAAACCTTTGGAATATGAAAAAATTTTACGAACGTTTTTCTAAAAGCAATTCAAAAGTGCAACAGGCTGTTGCACTTTTGCCATGGGGACATATTTTGCAATTGATGCGGACTACAGATGACGACAACCAAATCCTTTTTTACGCCTCGGAGTGCGTTGCCAAGGGATGGACGCGTGATTTGCTGATAAACGCCGTGAAAATGCAAATGTATGAACATGCTGCTCTTAACCGCCCTCAAAACAACTTCAAGGACACGTTGCCCGAAGGTCAGGCGGAATTTGCGAACGAAGCTTTCCGCAGCACTTATAACTTGGGTTTCCTTGGAATTACAGAGCCGGTAATGGAGTTAGAACTGGAACGAAAACTTGTTGAAAAGGTTAGACAGTTCCTTTTGGAACTTGGAAAGGGCTTTGCCTTTATTGGAAACCAGCATGAACTGGAATTCAACGGGAAAGCAAGCAGGGTAGATATGCTTTTCTTCCATAGGCAACTGAAATGTTTGGTGGCAATTGATTTGAAAGTGGGTGAATTTAAGCCGGAATATGTAGGTAAGATGAACTATTATCTTTCGTTGCTTGACCGCCTGGAGCGCGGGGAAGGTGAAAATCGTTCGGTCGGTATTATTCTTTGTGCAACAAAAGATAATGTTGAAGTTGAACTTTCGCTTGATGGTGTTGGCAAGCCTATTGGAGTTGCTGATTATCAATTACTGTTGCCCAAGGAAGAACTGCAGAAAGTTCTGGCTGACGAAATCAAGTCTTTCAAAGAAGTTAAACATTTAACGCATTAA